The genomic stretch CAGGAAACGACCGTTTCTAGCGTAGAAACATCCGTTTTTGCTCAGGAAACAACCGTTTCTAGCGTAGAAACAATTATTTCTACGCTGGAAACGACCGTTTCTATGCTAAAAAGAACCTTTTCTGGAGCAGAATGAGCCTTAGATGTGGTAAAAATGATATTGTGAGATATTTTATCTATTTACTTTTTCACTGCTGAACATATTTTCATTTGTTTGCTACTGAAGTTAGATTTGTAGGTAATTATTAGTTCAAATATTAATTATTATATGCATTTAAAGGGTGTAATTTAAGAGCAATCTATCTGAAACATGTTCATCTTCTAATGTTTGTCCTTCCATTTGAAATCTACGAAGCATTGAGCGACCAACTGAAATGTAGAGTTCTTCCTCAAAAAGACCTTTAGGAATAGGTAATTCGCACAAATAAGAGCCTGACTTTTTATTGCCGTCTATACTTAAAGCAACTTTTACTCCTTTAGACTTCGCAATGTCTATTGCCTCAAACAACTCAATAAGTTTAAATTCTTGAGCACCATACAAAATGCTTTGGCTATGGCTGTAAGGAGGGTCGCAGTAAATTAAATCACCGGGTTTTGCGGCCTCAAATATTTCCTTATAGTCTACATTTAAGAAAGTAACATTCTTCATTCTCCCCTTCCATTCGTTTACTCTTTTTCGAAATGTCTCAATAGGGATTGGTATATGCACACCACAAGGTGTACTCATATATCCGTCTGCTTTGCGGAATCGGATAATTCCACCGTAGCATGATCGAGTCAAGTATAAAAAATCAGCGCCATTATGATTCCTATTAAACGAAGCCTTTATGCTTTCGTAAACCTCTTCTTTACTTTCACTTTCTATCCGATTTCTCCTTTCAGCATACCAGTCAACAAGTTCTTTTGGATTTTCCTTTAACTTCTGCCATATTTGAATTAAGGGAGCGAAAATGTCTGAGCCAACGCCCACATTAGGAGCTACAGTAGCCATTACAGCTCCACTGCCTAAAAATGGTTCGTAAAAAGTACCAAATTTAGATGGGAAACAGCGAGAGATTTCTCCTGCAAACTTTTGCTTGTTACCGACCCACTTTAAAAGTTGTGACTTGGGAGGTGTATATGTGGCAAACTTTGAGTCTAAAGATAGCTGCATGATAAATGTTTTTTCAAATATAAGGATGAATGCGTTGATATCCTAATTTGGGTTATTATGTGTTGAGGGATAATTTGGCATGATGATGAAAACTATCCATAGCAAAGAATATAAAATACTACTTGAAACGCTCTATAGCTTGCGAGTTGGTAATAATCTTCTTCAATCAC from Acetobacteroides hydrogenigenes encodes the following:
- a CDS encoding DNA adenine methylase — encoded protein: MQLSLDSKFATYTPPKSQLLKWVGNKQKFAGEISRCFPSKFGTFYEPFLGSGAVMATVAPNVGVGSDIFAPLIQIWQKLKENPKELVDWYAERRNRIESESKEEVYESIKASFNRNHNGADFLYLTRSCYGGIIRFRKADGYMSTPCGVHIPIPIETFRKRVNEWKGRMKNVTFLNVDYKEIFEAAKPGDLIYCDPPYSHSQSILYGAQEFKLIELFEAIDIAKSKGVKVALSIDGNKKSGSYLCELPIPKGLFEEELYISVGRSMLRRFQMEGQTLEDEHVSDRLLLNYTL